The following proteins come from a genomic window of Candidatus Thorarchaeota archaeon:
- the hisG gene encoding ATP phosphoribosyltransferase encodes MEQVRLALPNGHLMKDTMKTMERAGYKISGEKRTYSPSINDQHIKIRILRPQEIPIYVEEGLQDIGITGADWITETESEVETLLNLEYSTISLAVAVQKRMDGVSSLSDLLEKFAKENKNLRIATEYPNIATRTIQENEVYRKYFGDKKPLVVTPWWRTGNNPSVSVYLSFGATEAKPPIAAEAIVEVVDTGTSLRRNGLKVIEVLMESSAVLISNKESLADSAKASKIMDIMTLLKGVIDGRKKLHVFVNVKKENLNELLQRLPALKRPTISPLSDEDWVAVNTVIARQQYLKFIPILRKLAQGLVVYEPRQVLPLDSIGVDGGCSQ; translated from the coding sequence ATGGAACAAGTAAGACTTGCTTTGCCAAATGGACATTTGATGAAAGACACAATGAAAACAATGGAACGTGCCGGCTACAAGATATCTGGGGAAAAGCGCACATACAGCCCATCAATAAATGATCAGCATATCAAAATAAGAATTCTGCGACCGCAAGAAATCCCGATTTATGTGGAGGAGGGGTTGCAGGATATCGGCATAACTGGTGCAGATTGGATCACCGAGACTGAATCTGAGGTAGAAACCCTACTCAATCTCGAATATAGCACCATTTCCCTAGCAGTTGCAGTGCAGAAACGAATGGATGGTGTATCATCCCTGTCAGATCTTCTCGAGAAATTTGCAAAAGAAAACAAAAATCTAAGAATAGCTACCGAATACCCCAATATCGCCACAAGGACAATACAAGAGAACGAAGTATATCGGAAGTATTTTGGAGACAAAAAGCCTCTGGTGGTAACCCCATGGTGGAGAACAGGGAATAACCCCAGTGTATCTGTGTACCTATCGTTTGGAGCAACTGAAGCCAAACCCCCAATTGCTGCAGAAGCCATTGTGGAGGTGGTTGATACAGGTACGTCTCTCAGGCGAAATGGTCTCAAAGTCATTGAAGTACTCATGGAATCGTCTGCAGTGCTGATTTCAAATAAGGAATCTCTTGCAGATTCAGCGAAGGCCTCAAAAATCATGGATATTATGACTTTACTGAAAGGGGTCATTGATGGCAGAAAGAAACTTCACGTGTTTGTAAACGTGAAAAAAGAGAACCTCAATGAGCTGTTGCAACGGCTACCTGCTCTCAAGAGACCCACTATATCCCCGCTTTCTGATGAAGACTGGGTAGCAGTCAATACTGTCATTGCTAGACAGCAGTACCTCAAATTCATCCCTATACTTCGGAAATTGGCACAGGGTCTTGTTGTGTATGAGCCCAGGCAGGTTTTACCTCTTGATTCGATTGGTGTTGATGGAGGTTGTAGTCAATGA